One part of the Girardinichthys multiradiatus isolate DD_20200921_A chromosome 10, DD_fGirMul_XY1, whole genome shotgun sequence genome encodes these proteins:
- the csdc2a gene encoding cold shock domain-containing protein C2a: MSGTDSSLPTDSQLPLTSPRTPLQLSFPFLREGSRVWERERKPPQHGELPSPLPTKRTRTYSATVRARSGPVFKGVCKNFSRSQGHGFIRPSHGGEDIFVHISDIEGEYVPMEGDEVTYKVCPIPPKNQKVQAVEVVITHLKPGTKHETWSGQVISS; this comes from the exons ATGTCAGGCACTGACTCCTCCTTGCCGACAGACTCCCAGCTGCCTTTGACATCCCCACGCACTCCCCTGCAGCTTTCCTTCCCTTTCCTGAGGGAAGGCAGCCGTGTTTgggagagggagagaaaaccACCTCAGCATGGAGAGCTACCCAGCCCACTGCCAACAAAACGCACCCGCACATACTCAGC GACAGTACGAGCAAGATCAGGTCCCGTATTTAAGGGTGTGTGTAAAAACTTTTCCAGGTCTCAGGGTCATGGATTCATCCGTCCTTCTCATGGAGGAGAGGACATCTTTGTTCACATTTCTGA CATTGAAGGGGAGTACGTGCCTATGGAAGGAGACGAGGTCACATACAAGGTGTGCCCAATCCCTCCCAAGAACCAGAAGGTCCAGGCGGTGGAAGTGGTCATCACCCACCTAAAGCCAGGCACCAAGCATGAGACCTGGTCAGGTCAGGTCATCAGCTCCTAG